The following coding sequences are from one Gossypium hirsutum isolate 1008001.06 chromosome A12, Gossypium_hirsutum_v2.1, whole genome shotgun sequence window:
- the LOC121211052 gene encoding uncharacterized protein — protein sequence MKDLSFFLLKNSVGAKMKKGIRNFCNGDGSTSTLNQNRTDHGGAGIITSSELVAPPSVIASNTTAQSPPTTLEEMILRLELEEELARKSKLNEYYSENFRGGRMSCVNNSDILRSARNALNQYPRFSLDGKDSMYRSSFRNPEKINGRNSVCCDHGLRERFYKASCLPSTLGGETVIWCEPGVVAKLMGLEAVPVTISRRKDRSNQKLGSVIKRQNLRRRGERHEMERRVGVEEDFKRGKVGGCSNSGYCVMKPVVVGAANGEGGWPTRRFL from the coding sequence ATGAAAGATCTATCCTTCTTCCTTTTGAAGAACTCGGTTGGGGCCAAGATGAAGAAAGGGATTCGTAATTTTTGCAATGGTGATGGCTCCACCTCCACTCTTAACCAAAACCGAACGGACCACGGCGGGGCCGGTATTATTACTTCGTCCGAATTGGTCGCTCCGCCATCGGTTATTGCCTCGAACACCACGGCGCAAAGCCCTCCCACAACGTTGGAGGAGATGATCTTAAGGTTAGAGCTGGAAGAAGAGCTTGCTAGAAAATCAAAACTGAATGAATACTACAGTGAGAATTTTCGAGGTGGTCGGATGTCTTGCGTCAACAACTCCGACATACTACGGTCTGCAAGGAATGCATTGAATCAGTACCCTCGTTTTTCCCTCGACGGGAAAGATTCCATGTACCGATCATCGTTTCGAAACCCTGAAAAAATCAATGGAAGGAACTCGGTTTGCTGCGATCATGGATTGAGAGAAAGGTTTTACAAAGCTTCATGTTTGCCATCAACTTTGGGTGGCGAAACTGTGATTTGGTGCGAACCAGGAGTGGTGGCGAAGCTGATGGGATTGGAGGCGGTGCCGGTGACGATTAGTCGGAGAAAAGATCGAAGTAATCAAAAACTTGGTTCTGTGATAAAGAGACAGAATCTTCGGAGGAGAGGTGAGAGACATGAAATGGAGCGAAGAGTGGGCGTGGAAGAAGATTTCAAGAGAGGTAAGGTGGGTGGTTGTTCCAACTCAGGCTACTGTGTGATGAAACCAGTTGTTGTTGGGGCAGCAAATGGTGAAGGTGGATGGCCAACCCGACGTTTCCTTTAG
- the LOC121211053 gene encoding vignain: protein MKTVNAVLSVVVAMALVLGIAESFDFHEKDLASEESLWDLYERWRSHLMVSRSLDEKHKRFNVFKQNVKHVLHTNNDNKPYKLMLNKFADMTNHEFRNAYASSKIRHHRMFQGTPRGTSSFTYENVNNVPTSVDWRKKGAVTAVKDQGQCGSCWAFSSVVAVEGINQIKTNKLVSLSEQELIDCDTEKNQGCNGGLMDIAFDFINKKGGITSEIHYPCAAKQGTCDVSKENSPVVSINGHENVPVNDEEALRKAVANQPVSVAIDAGGTDFQFYSEGVYTGQCGIELNHGVAAVGYGTTLDGTKYWIVKNSWGPDWGEKGYIRMERGIKDKQGLCGIAMEASYPIKNSSSNPTTPSFYPKDEL, encoded by the exons ATGAAGACGGTTAATGCCGTGTTATCAGTTGTGGTCGCGATGGCTCTGGTGCTCGGAATAGCCGAGAGTTTCGACTTCCATGAGAAGGATTTAGCATCGGAGGAGAGTCTGTGGGATTTGTACGAGAGGTGGAGAAGCCATCTCATGGTTTCTCGGAGTCTAGACGAGAAACACAAGCGTTTCAACGTGTTTAAACAAAATGTCAAACATGTGCTCCACACCAATAATGACAACAAGCCTTATAAGTTGATGCTGAACAAGTTTGCAGACATGACAAACCATGAATTTCGAAATGCTTATGCCAGTTCCAAGATCAGACATCATAGGATGTTCCAAGGGACACCCCGTGGAACAAGCAGTTTCACGTATGAAAACGTGAACAATGTCCCAACCTCCGTTGATTGGAGAAAGAAAGGTGCTGTCACCGCTGTTAAGGACCAAGGCCAATGTG GTAGCTGTTGGGCATTTTCAAGTGTTGTAGCAGTTGAAGGAATTAATCAAATAAAGACGAATAAATTAGTGTCTTTATCAGAGCAAGAGTTGATAGACTGTGACACTGAAAAAAATCAAGGGTGCAATGGAGGTTTAATGGACATTGCATTTGATTTCATCAACAAGAAAGGTGGGATCACTTCAGAGATTCATTATCCTTGCGCCGCTAAACAAGGCACTTGCGACGTTTCCAAG GAGAATTCTCCGGTGGTGTCGATCAATGGGCACGAGAACGTGCCGGTTAATGATGAGGAGGCTCTGCGTAAAGCAGTTGCAAATCAGCCTGTATCAGTGGCCATAGATGCTGGTGGTACGGATTTCCAATTCTACTCGGAG GGGGTATACACTGGACAATGTGGAATAGAGCTGAACCATGGGGTTGCAGCAGTGGGCTATGGAACAACCCTTGATGGAACTAAGTATTGGATAGTGAAGAACTCATGGGGACCTGATTGGGGTGAGAAAGGTTACATAAGAATGGAACGTGGCATCAAAGACAAACAAGGTCTCTGTGGTATAGCAATGGAAGCTTCATATCCCATCAAGAACTCTTCCTCTAATCCTACAACACCTTCCTTTTATCCCAAAGATGAACTCTAA
- the LOC121211055 gene encoding probable pectate lyase 5, giving the protein MPLPSLSLLFLFTSLIIPSPISSSPVQDPELVVQDVHRAINASRRNLGYLSCGTGNPIDDCWRCDPNWEKNRQRLADCAIGFGKNAIGGRDGKIYVVTDSSDNDAVNPKPGTLRHAVIQDEPLWIIFARDMTIRLKEELLMNSFKTIDGRGASVHIAGGPCITIQYVTNIIIHGLNIHDCKQGGNAMVRDSPRHYGWRTISDGDGVSIFGGSHVWVDHNSLSNCNDGLVDAIHGSTAITISNNYMTHHDKVMLLGHSDSYTQDKNMQVTIAFNHFGEGLVQRMPRCRHGYFHVVNNDYTHWEMYAIGGSANPTINSQGNRFTAPNDRFSKEVTKHEDAPESDWKNWNWRSEGDLMVNGAFFTGSGAGASSSYSKASSLGARPSSLVATITTNAGSLNCKKGSRC; this is encoded by the exons ATGCCACTCCCTTCCCTTTCTCTCCTCTTCCTCTTCACTTCTCTCATAATCCCCTCTCCCATTTCCTCTTCCCCTGTTCAAGACCCTGAACTTGTTGTCCAAGATGTGCATAG GGCCATCAATGCGTCTAGGAGGAACCTTGGATATCTATCCTGCGGCACCGGCAACCCCATTGATGACTGCTGGCGATGTGACCCTAACTGGGAGAAGAACCGCCAGAGGCTAGCAGACTGTGCAATTGGGTTCGGCAAGAATGCCATTGGTGGAAGAGATGGTAAGATTTATGTTGTCACTGACTCGAGTGACAATGATGCTGTGAACCCCAAACCGGGAACTTTACGACATGCCGTGATTCAAGATGAACCGTTGTGGATCATTTTTGCCCGGGACATGACCATCCGGTTGAAGGAGGAACTGCTCATGAACTCGttcaagaccatcgatgggcgtGGTGCCAGTGTTCACATTGCAGGGGGTCCTTGTATAACCATTCAGTATGTGACCAACATTATCATTCATGGACTCAACATCCATGACTGCAAGCAAGGAGGGAATGCTATGGTGAGGGACTCCCCACGGCATTACGGTTGGCGAACCATATCGGATGGGGATGGTGTGTCTATCTTCGGTGGTAGCCATGTTTGGGTGGATCATAACTCCTTGTCCAACTGCAATGATGGCCTGGTTGATGCCATTCATGGGTCCACCGCAATCACCATCTCAAACAACTACATGACTCACCATGATAAAGTCATGCTTTTGGGGCACAGTGATTCCTATACTCAAGACAAGAACATGCAAGTCACTATAGCCTTTAATCACTTTGGTGAAGGGCTTGTCCAAAGAATGCCAAG aTGTAGACATGGGTATTTCCATGTGGTTAACAATGACTACACCCATTGGGAAATGTATGCCATTGGAGGAAGTGCAAACCCAACTATTAACAGCCAAGGCAACAGATTTACAGCACCAAACGACAGATTCAGCAAAGAG GTGACCAAGCATGAAGATGCACCAGAGAGTGACTGGAAGAACTGGAATTGGAGATCGGAAGGCGACCTGATGGTGAACGGTGCATTTTTCACGGGGTCGGGTGCCGGTGCCTCGTCGAGCTATTCCAAGGCTTCGAGCTTGGGTGCTAGGCCATCTTCACTGGTGGCCACCATAACCACTAATGCTGGTTCACTTAATTGCAAGAAAGGTTCTCGTTGCTGA